A genomic stretch from Oncorhynchus tshawytscha isolate Ot180627B linkage group LG07, Otsh_v2.0, whole genome shotgun sequence includes:
- the LOC112253818 gene encoding alsin-like isoform X7: MHQHCHGQISVMESQRKSSGEDSSGERGLLHTWKGYSCSVTPERVLLSRPVLQAALGTRHGVLLVEGGQVYSFGEFPWKQSQVSEVGPLKPVLESSLSGQRVVAVAAGSFHSGAVTEDGGVHMWGENSFGQCGLSSLTVVSNPTPVAVLDPDTSPPHTIRVLELACGEQHSLALSAQHEVWAWGSGCQLGLVTTIFPVWKPQKVEHLAGRHVLQVACGAFHSLALVRCLPPQEARRPLPDKCGQCNQLLYTMTDKEDHVIISDSHYCPLGVELLDDGEARMEPGRSPPLRLQSSPSEPLSSHTSASAPNLHPSITDHTDYERRRTVAQNGEVLTTTDSDISAAGTDSDRTVGGMGGAGSQNSPYPDDQAVKEYLKKLSDTSLAEETAKMTKAGASFQPPADSLDLLTSDLLPGVMPVTTSSALNSLVSSCASAVAERVVSTCEALSLKKRINCYYPGVGGVAGAPGGVPGGFPGGPAEERVRLEESMQGKKSCSTGDIREEEAEGLSRRLSLPGLLSQVSPRLLRRASRPRVRAVPLTPVGGLPEAGELLPSLQTEVWSWGRGEEGQLGHGDNLPRLQPLCIKCLSSKEVVLVAAGAHHSLALTAQSQVFSWGSNSSGQLGHMACPTTIPRLAKLSEGIRVWDVGAGAQHTLLLADGDCYQPILYYSGQQVREAAQDAPQDQTEGYSYTQQPVLLPFCMNLGYVSGVFAGGQSCVALADRNVTGFIASLHELAAAERKFYCKLSSVKNHILRPLLDLESLGTALGPASTVLLQSLARCYSRLCHLTGQHSTSLTANLRRRREVKSLVMLEHASIFLDTYNEYCCSVGNFLVMGGFQALAKPSLDFFGKCPELLQRLAESSEENIPLSDLLVALFYLPMRHLHEYGRLLLKLGTCFEVSSVDYQKLQDGCSKFEALALHLKRRRKEAEYTYHFWKSFPGKMTDSLRKPPRRLICESSNKALTLQNSGRFSVNWFILFNDALVHAQFSTHHVFPLATLWVEPIPEENTDLYGLKVISPEETFTLLACSSMEKAKWLRSINQAVDKAMSGAGQSGSGAGQRAEPPISRTASYTFYKDSRLKEATYEGRWLAGKPNGRGMVKWLDGRIYTGMFKNGLEDGFGDYVMPSKTLNLNDHYQGHWKEGKMHGIGTYKYATGELYEGSFQDNMRHGHGMLRSGTLNSSSPSVFIGQWVHDKKTGYGVFDDITRGEKYMGMWQDDQRQGTGVIVTQFGLYYEGAFNNNKMQGTGVLLSEDNTTYEGEFSEDWTLNGKGVLTMANGDYFEGTFTGEWGSGLKVTGSFFKPNLYDSDGDKGRAVKLGRLAVRPEEKWRAVFEECWMRLGCEAPGQGENQRAWENIAVALTTSRRELRDCPEMNLSPSHNLTLESLEFNPQQHVGPVTMEKYDRIRHYLIKACDTPLHPLGRLMETLVAVYRMTYVGVGANRRLLLQAVNEIMSYLARIFQLVRFLFPDLPEEGGVIPEPSSDPQDKKDSKCADTQLESPKPGRVVSSSSLLLPVLLPRLYPPLFTLYALEKEREDDVYWECVLRLNKQPDMALLAFLGVQHKFWPVSVPVLGERTEVVSSTKDACFASATETLQQISTTFTPSDKLQVIQLTFEEITKEVVSSLEDSFLWSMDDLFPVFLYVVLRARIRNLGSEVSLIEDLMDPCVQHGEHGIMFTTLKACYYQIQHEKTT; this comes from the exons ATGCATCAGCATTGCCATGGACAAATCTCAGTGATGGAGTCCCAGAGGAAAAG CTCTGGTGAGGACAGTTCAGGGGAGCGAGGTTTGCTCCACACCTGGAAGGGCTACTCCTGTAGTGTCACCCCAGAGAGAGTGCTCCTGTCCAGGCCTGTGCTGCAGGCTGCCCTGGGAACACGCCATGGGGTTCTACTGGTGGAGG GCGGGCAGGTGTACAGCTTTGGTGAGTTCCCATGGAAACAGAGCCAGGTCTCAGAGGTGGGCCCCCTGAAGCCCGTCTTAGAGAGCTCTCTCAGCGGCCAGCGCGTTGTCGCCGTGGCAGCGGGCAGCTTCCACAGCGGGGCGGTTACCGAGGACGGCGGGGTCCACATGTGGGGGGAGAACTCCTTCGGCCAGTGTGGCCTGTCCAGCCTCACTGTAGTCTCCAACCCTACTCCAGTGGCTGTCCTGGACCCCGACACCAGCCCCCCTCATACCATCCGGGTCCTGGAGCTGGCCTGCGGGGAGCagcactcccttgctctctctgccCAGCACGAGGTGTGGGCCTGGGGCAGCGGCTGCCAGCTGGGCCTGGTCACCACCATCTTCCCTGTATGGAAGCCCCAGAAGGTGGAGCACCTGGCGGGCAGACACGTCCTTCAGGTGGCCTGTGGGGCCTTCCACAGCCTTGCCTTGGTGCGTTGCCTACCACCTCAGGAGGCCCGGCGGCCCCTGCCAGACAAGTGTGGCCAGTGCAACCAGCTGCTCTACACCATGACGGACAAGGAGGACCACGTCATTATCTCAGATAGTCATTACTGCCCCCTAGGGGTGGAGTTGCTGGATGACGGAGAGGCCAGGATGGAGCCTGGAAGGTCCCCTCCGCTCAGGCTCCAGAGCTCCCCTTCagagcccctctcctctcatacctCGGCCTCAGCGCCtaatctccatccctccataacAGACCATACAGActatgagaggaggaggacagtggcACAGAATGGGGAAGTCTTAACCACTACAGACTCTGACATCTCTGCTGCTGGGACAGACTCAGATCGAACTGTTGGAGGTATGGGGGGTGCAGGGTCTCAGAACTCCCCCTACCCTGATGATCAGGCAGTGAAAGAATATCTCAAGAAACTGTCTGACACCTCATTGGCTGAGGAGACTGCCAAGATGACCAAAGCAGGAGCAAGTTTTCAG CCCCCAGCAGATAGCCTTGAcctcctgacctctgacctcctccctgggGTCATGCCAGTGACCACCAGCTCTGCCCTCAACAGCCTGGTCTCATCCTGTGCCTCCGCCGTGGCTGAGAGAGTGGTCTCCACCTGCGAGGCTCTGTCCCTGAAGAAGAGGATTAACTGCTACTATCCTGGGGTTGGGGGTGTAGCAGGAGCACCCGGTGGGGTGCCAGGAGGGTTTCCAGGGGGCCCCGCGGAGGAGCGGGTGCGTCTGGAGGAGTCCATGCAGGGGAAGAAGAGCTGCAGCACGGGGGATATCCGTGAGGAGGAGGCCGAGGGCCTGAGTCGACGTCTCTCTCTGCCTGGACTCCTCTCTCAGG TGTCCCCCAGGTTGCTGCGGAGGGCCAGCCGGCCCAGGGTGCGAGCGGTGCCCCTCACCCCTGTGGGAGGGCTCCCAGAGGCGGGGGAGCTGCTCCCCTCCCTGCAGACCGAGGTGTGGAGCTGGGGGCGTGGTGAGGAGGGCCAGCTAGGCCACGGGGACAACCTCCCCAG GCTGCAGCCACTGTGCATCAAGTGCCTGAGCAGTAAGGAGGTGGTGCTTGTGGCTGCTGGGGCACATCACTCCCTGGCCCTGACGGCACAGTCCCAG gTCTTCTCCTGGGGTAGTAACAGCTCTGGCCAGCTAGGACACATGGCGTGTCCTACTACTATCCCTCGCCTTGCCAAG CTGTCTGAGGGGATCCGTGTATGGGATGTGGGTGCGGGGGCGCAGCACACCCTCCTCCTGGCCGATGGGGACTGTTACCAGCCCATCCTTTACTATAGCGGACAGCAGGTCAGAGAGGCGGCTCAGGACGCaccccaggaccagacagaggggTACAGCTACACCCAGCAACCAGTGCTGCTCCCCTTCTGCATGAAC TTGGGCTACGTGAGCGGTGTGTTTGCGGGGGGCCAGAGCTGCGTGGCGCTAGCCGACCGCAACGTCACGGGTTTCATCGCCAGCCTCCACGAGCTGGCTGCTGCTGAGAGGAAGTTCTACTGCAAGCTGAGCTCTGTGAAGAACCACATCCTGCGCCCCCTGTTGGACCTGG AGTCGTTGGGTACAGCCCTAGGCCCGGCGTCCACAGTGCTGCTACAGAGCCTGGCGAGGTGTTATAGCCGCCTGTGCCACCTCACTGGGCAGCACTCCACCTCGCTCACCGCCAACCTGCGCCGCCGTCGGGAGGTGAAAAGCTTGGTTATGCTGGAGCACGCCAGCATCTTCCTGGACACGTACAATGA GTACTGCTGCTCTGTGGGTAACTTCCTGGTGATGGGGGGCTTCCAAGCTCTGGCCAAGCCCTCGCT AGATTTCTTTGGGAAGTGTCCAGAGCTGTTGCAGCGGCTGGCAGAGTCCAGCGAGGAGAACATTCCTCTGAGTGACCTGTTGGTGGCGCTCTTCTACCTGCCCATGAGACACCTTCACGAGTATGGCAGGCTGCTGCTCAAACTGGGAACCTGCTTCGAGGTG AGCTCAGTGGACTACCAGAAGCTGCAGGACGGCTGCTCTAAGTTTGAGGCCCTggctcttcatctgaagaggaggaggaaggaggcagAGTACACGTACCACTTCTGGAAGAGCTTCCCTGGCAAGATGACG GATTCCCTGCGTAAGCCCCCCCGGAGGCTGATCTGTGAGAGCAGTAACAAGGCCCTGACGCTACAGAACTCTGGAAGGTTCTCTGTCAACTGGTTCATCCTCTTCAATGATGCACTCGTCCACGCTCAG ttctccACCCACCATGTCTTCCCATTGGCCACACTGTGGGTCGAGCCCATCCCTGAGGAGAACACTGACCT GTATGGACTGAAGGTGATCTCACCTGAGGAGACCTTCACCCTGCTGGCCTGTTCTTCCATGGAGAAG GCCAAGTGGCTTCGCTCCATCAACCAGGCGGTGGACAAGGCCATGAGTGGGGCGGGCCAGTCAGGCTCAGGGGCAGGGCAGAGGGCGGAGCCTCCCATCTCCCGGACCGCCTCCTACACCTTCTACAAGGACAGCCGTCTGAAGGAGGCCACCTACGAGGGCCGCTGGCTGGCCGGCAAGCCCAATGGGAG GGGAATGGTGAAGTGGCTTGATGGGAGAATTTACACGGGGATGTTCAAGAACGGACTGGAGGATGG TTTTGGAGATTACGTTATGCCCAGCAAGACATTGAACCTGAACGACCACTATCAAGGCCACTGGAAAGAAGGGAAGATGCACGGCATCGGAACATACAA GTATGCTACAGGTGAGTTGTACGAGGGCTCGTTCCAGGACAACATGCGTCACGGTCACGGGATGCTGCGCAGCGGCACGCTGAACTCCTCCTCCCCCAGCGTCTTCATCGGCCAATGGGTGCACGACAAGAAGACGGGCTACGGCGTCTTTGATGACATCACCAG AGGAGAGAAGTACATGGGCATGTGGCAGGATGACCAGCGGCAGGGCACGGGCGTCATAGTAACCCAGTTTGGCCTGTACTACGAGGGAgccttcaacaacaacaagatgcAG GGCACAGGGGTCTTGCTGTCTGAGGACAACACCACATATGAAGGAGAGTTCTCGGAGGACTGGACTCTCAACGGAAAG GGTGTGCTGACCATGGCTAATGGGGACTACTTTGAGGGCACCTTCACCGGGGAGTGGGGCTCCGGCCTGAAGGTTACCGGATCCTTCTTCAAACCCAACCTCTACGACTCAGACGGGGACAAGGGCCGCGCTGT TAAGCTGGGGCGCCTGGCGGTGCGTCCGGAGGAGAAGTGGAGGgcagtgtttgaggagtgttggATGAGGCTGGGCTGTGAGGCCCCTGGCCAGGGAGAGAACCAGAGAGCCTGGGAGAACATCGCTGTAGCCCTGACCACCAGCAGGAGAGAGCTCAGAGActg CCCGGAGATGAACCTGAGTCCGAGTCATAACCTAACTCTGGAGAGTCTGGAGTTCAATCCTCAGCAGCATGTTGGCCCTGTTACCATGGAGAAGTATGACCGTATCCGCCATTACCTCATCAAG GCATGTGACACGCCCCTGCACCCCCTGGGCAGGTTGATGGAGACCCTAGTGGCTGTCTACAGGATGACCTACGTGGGGGTGGGGGCCAACCGCCGCCTCCTACTGCAGGCTGTCAACGAGATCATGTCCTACCTGGCACGCATCTTCCAGCtcgtcag GTTCCTGTTCCCAGATCTGCCTGAGGAGGGTGGAGTGATCCCTGAACCATCCTCTGACCCCCAGGACAAGAAGGATTCCAAATGCGCAGACACCCAGCTAGAATCCCCCAAACCTGG GCGTGTAGTGAGtagctcctctctgctcctgccGGTGTTACTGCCtcgtctctacccccctctcttcaccctgtacgccctggagaaggagagggaggacgaCGTGTACTGGGAGTGTGTCCTCCGCCTCAACAAACAGCCAGACATGGCCCTGCTCGCCTTCCTCGGAGTGCAACA TAAGTTTTGGCCGGTTTCGGTTCCAGTgctgggggagaggacagag GTTGTGTCCAGCACAAAAGACGCCTGTTTTGCCTCGGCAACGGAGACCTTACAGCAAATCAG CACAACGTTCACCCCATCCGACAAGCTGCAGGTGATCCAGCTGACATTCGAGGAGATCACAAAGGAAGTGGTGTCATCACTGGAGGATAGCTTCCTGTGGTCCATGGACGACCTGTTTCCTGTGTTCCTCTACGTGGTGCTGCGCGCCCG GATCAGGAATCTGGGGTCAGAGGTGAGTCTGATAGAGGACTTGATGGACCCCTGTGTACAGCATGGAGAACACGGCATCATGTTCACCACTCTCAAG gcgTGTTACTATCAGATCCAGCATGAGAAGACCACATGA
- the LOC112253818 gene encoding alsin-like isoform X3, giving the protein MHQHCHGQISVMESQRKSSGEDSSGERGLLHTWKGYSCSVTPERVLLSRPVLQAALGTRHGVLLVEGGQVYSFGEFPWKQSQVSEVGPLKPVLESSLSGQRVVAVAAGSFHSGAVTEDGGVHMWGENSFGQCGLSSLTVVSNPTPVAVLDPDTSPPHTIRVLELACGEQHSLALSAQHEVWAWGSGCQLGLVTTIFPVWKPQKVEHLAGRHVLQVACGAFHSLALVRCLPPQEARRPLPDKCGQCNQLLYTMTDKEDHVIISDSHYCPLGVELLDDGEARMEPGRSPPLRLQSSPSEPLSSHTSASAPNLHPSITDHTDYERRRTVAQNGEVLTTTDSDISAAGTDSDRTVGGMGGAGSQNSPYPDDQAVKEYLKKLSDTSLAEETAKMTKAGASFQPPADSLDLLTSDLLPGVMPVTTSSALNSLVSSCASAVAERVVSTCEALSLKKRINCYYPGVGGVAGAPGGVPGGFPGGPAEERVRLEESMQGKKSCSTGDIREEEAEGLSRRLSLPGLLSQVSPRLLRRASRPRVRAVPLTPVGGLPEAGELLPSLQTEVWSWGRGEEGQLGHGDNLPRLQPLCIKCLSSKEVVLVAAGAHHSLALTAQSQVFSWGSNSSGQLGHMACPTTIPRLAKLSEGIRVWDVGAGAQHTLLLADGDCYQPILYYSGQQVREAAQDAPQDQTEGYSYTQQPVLLPFCMNLGYVSGVFAGGQSCVALADRNVTGFIASLHELAAAERKFYCKLSSVKNHILRPLLDLGENYCSRYSSAGQRPWVRESLGTALGPASTVLLQSLARCYSRLCHLTGQHSTSLTANLRRRREVKSLVMLEHASIFLDTYNEYCCSVGNFLVMGGFQALAKPSLDFFGKCPELLQRLAESSEENIPLSDLLVALFYLPMRHLHEYGRLLLKLGTCFEVSSVDYQKLQDGCSKFEALALHLKRRRKEAEYTYHFWKSFPGKMTVSGLDSLRKPPRRLICESSNKALTLQNSGRFSVNWFILFNDALVHAQGVVPYKSLFSTHHVFPLATLWVEPIPEENTDLYGLKVISPEETFTLLACSSMEKAKWLRSINQAVDKAMSGAGQSGSGAGQRAEPPISRTASYTFYKDSRLKEATYEGRWLAGKPNGRGMVKWLDGRIYTGMFKNGLEDGFGDYVMPSKTLNLNDHYQGHWKEGKMHGIGTYKYATGELYEGSFQDNMRHGHGMLRSGTLNSSSPSVFIGQWVHDKKTGYGVFDDITRGEKYMGMWQDDQRQGTGVIVTQFGLYYEGAFNNNKMQGTGVLLSEDNTTYEGEFSEDWTLNGKGVLTMANGDYFEGTFTGEWGSGLKVTGSFFKPNLYDSDGDKGRAVKLGRLAVRPEEKWRAVFEECWMRLGCEAPGQGENQRAWENIAVALTTSRRELRDCPEMNLSPSHNLTLESLEFNPQQHVGPVTMEKYDRIRHYLIKACDTPLHPLGRLMETLVAVYRMTYVGVGANRRLLLQAVNEIMSYLARIFQLVRFLFPDLPEEGGVIPEPSSDPQDKKDSKCADTQLESPKPGRVVSSSSLLLPVLLPRLYPPLFTLYALEKEREDDVYWECVLRLNKQPDMALLAFLGVQHKFWPVSVPVLGERTEVVSSTKDACFASATETLQQISTTFTPSDKLQVIQLTFEEITKEVVSSLEDSFLWSMDDLFPVFLYVVLRARIRNLGSEVSLIEDLMDPCVQHGEHGIMFTTLKACYYQIQHEKTT; this is encoded by the exons ATGCATCAGCATTGCCATGGACAAATCTCAGTGATGGAGTCCCAGAGGAAAAG CTCTGGTGAGGACAGTTCAGGGGAGCGAGGTTTGCTCCACACCTGGAAGGGCTACTCCTGTAGTGTCACCCCAGAGAGAGTGCTCCTGTCCAGGCCTGTGCTGCAGGCTGCCCTGGGAACACGCCATGGGGTTCTACTGGTGGAGG GCGGGCAGGTGTACAGCTTTGGTGAGTTCCCATGGAAACAGAGCCAGGTCTCAGAGGTGGGCCCCCTGAAGCCCGTCTTAGAGAGCTCTCTCAGCGGCCAGCGCGTTGTCGCCGTGGCAGCGGGCAGCTTCCACAGCGGGGCGGTTACCGAGGACGGCGGGGTCCACATGTGGGGGGAGAACTCCTTCGGCCAGTGTGGCCTGTCCAGCCTCACTGTAGTCTCCAACCCTACTCCAGTGGCTGTCCTGGACCCCGACACCAGCCCCCCTCATACCATCCGGGTCCTGGAGCTGGCCTGCGGGGAGCagcactcccttgctctctctgccCAGCACGAGGTGTGGGCCTGGGGCAGCGGCTGCCAGCTGGGCCTGGTCACCACCATCTTCCCTGTATGGAAGCCCCAGAAGGTGGAGCACCTGGCGGGCAGACACGTCCTTCAGGTGGCCTGTGGGGCCTTCCACAGCCTTGCCTTGGTGCGTTGCCTACCACCTCAGGAGGCCCGGCGGCCCCTGCCAGACAAGTGTGGCCAGTGCAACCAGCTGCTCTACACCATGACGGACAAGGAGGACCACGTCATTATCTCAGATAGTCATTACTGCCCCCTAGGGGTGGAGTTGCTGGATGACGGAGAGGCCAGGATGGAGCCTGGAAGGTCCCCTCCGCTCAGGCTCCAGAGCTCCCCTTCagagcccctctcctctcatacctCGGCCTCAGCGCCtaatctccatccctccataacAGACCATACAGActatgagaggaggaggacagtggcACAGAATGGGGAAGTCTTAACCACTACAGACTCTGACATCTCTGCTGCTGGGACAGACTCAGATCGAACTGTTGGAGGTATGGGGGGTGCAGGGTCTCAGAACTCCCCCTACCCTGATGATCAGGCAGTGAAAGAATATCTCAAGAAACTGTCTGACACCTCATTGGCTGAGGAGACTGCCAAGATGACCAAAGCAGGAGCAAGTTTTCAG CCCCCAGCAGATAGCCTTGAcctcctgacctctgacctcctccctgggGTCATGCCAGTGACCACCAGCTCTGCCCTCAACAGCCTGGTCTCATCCTGTGCCTCCGCCGTGGCTGAGAGAGTGGTCTCCACCTGCGAGGCTCTGTCCCTGAAGAAGAGGATTAACTGCTACTATCCTGGGGTTGGGGGTGTAGCAGGAGCACCCGGTGGGGTGCCAGGAGGGTTTCCAGGGGGCCCCGCGGAGGAGCGGGTGCGTCTGGAGGAGTCCATGCAGGGGAAGAAGAGCTGCAGCACGGGGGATATCCGTGAGGAGGAGGCCGAGGGCCTGAGTCGACGTCTCTCTCTGCCTGGACTCCTCTCTCAGG TGTCCCCCAGGTTGCTGCGGAGGGCCAGCCGGCCCAGGGTGCGAGCGGTGCCCCTCACCCCTGTGGGAGGGCTCCCAGAGGCGGGGGAGCTGCTCCCCTCCCTGCAGACCGAGGTGTGGAGCTGGGGGCGTGGTGAGGAGGGCCAGCTAGGCCACGGGGACAACCTCCCCAG GCTGCAGCCACTGTGCATCAAGTGCCTGAGCAGTAAGGAGGTGGTGCTTGTGGCTGCTGGGGCACATCACTCCCTGGCCCTGACGGCACAGTCCCAG gTCTTCTCCTGGGGTAGTAACAGCTCTGGCCAGCTAGGACACATGGCGTGTCCTACTACTATCCCTCGCCTTGCCAAG CTGTCTGAGGGGATCCGTGTATGGGATGTGGGTGCGGGGGCGCAGCACACCCTCCTCCTGGCCGATGGGGACTGTTACCAGCCCATCCTTTACTATAGCGGACAGCAGGTCAGAGAGGCGGCTCAGGACGCaccccaggaccagacagaggggTACAGCTACACCCAGCAACCAGTGCTGCTCCCCTTCTGCATGAAC TTGGGCTACGTGAGCGGTGTGTTTGCGGGGGGCCAGAGCTGCGTGGCGCTAGCCGACCGCAACGTCACGGGTTTCATCGCCAGCCTCCACGAGCTGGCTGCTGCTGAGAGGAAGTTCTACTGCAAGCTGAGCTCTGTGAAGAACCACATCCTGCGCCCCCTGTTGGACCTGGGTGAGAACTACTGCTCCCGCTACAGCTCCGCTGGACAGAGGCCatgggtcagag AGTCGTTGGGTACAGCCCTAGGCCCGGCGTCCACAGTGCTGCTACAGAGCCTGGCGAGGTGTTATAGCCGCCTGTGCCACCTCACTGGGCAGCACTCCACCTCGCTCACCGCCAACCTGCGCCGCCGTCGGGAGGTGAAAAGCTTGGTTATGCTGGAGCACGCCAGCATCTTCCTGGACACGTACAATGA GTACTGCTGCTCTGTGGGTAACTTCCTGGTGATGGGGGGCTTCCAAGCTCTGGCCAAGCCCTCGCT AGATTTCTTTGGGAAGTGTCCAGAGCTGTTGCAGCGGCTGGCAGAGTCCAGCGAGGAGAACATTCCTCTGAGTGACCTGTTGGTGGCGCTCTTCTACCTGCCCATGAGACACCTTCACGAGTATGGCAGGCTGCTGCTCAAACTGGGAACCTGCTTCGAGGTG AGCTCAGTGGACTACCAGAAGCTGCAGGACGGCTGCTCTAAGTTTGAGGCCCTggctcttcatctgaagaggaggaggaaggaggcagAGTACACGTACCACTTCTGGAAGAGCTTCCCTGGCAAGATGACGGTCAGTGGCCTG GATTCCCTGCGTAAGCCCCCCCGGAGGCTGATCTGTGAGAGCAGTAACAAGGCCCTGACGCTACAGAACTCTGGAAGGTTCTCTGTCAACTGGTTCATCCTCTTCAATGATGCACTCGTCCACGCTCAG GGCGTGGTTCCCTATAAAAGCCTT ttctccACCCACCATGTCTTCCCATTGGCCACACTGTGGGTCGAGCCCATCCCTGAGGAGAACACTGACCT GTATGGACTGAAGGTGATCTCACCTGAGGAGACCTTCACCCTGCTGGCCTGTTCTTCCATGGAGAAG GCCAAGTGGCTTCGCTCCATCAACCAGGCGGTGGACAAGGCCATGAGTGGGGCGGGCCAGTCAGGCTCAGGGGCAGGGCAGAGGGCGGAGCCTCCCATCTCCCGGACCGCCTCCTACACCTTCTACAAGGACAGCCGTCTGAAGGAGGCCACCTACGAGGGCCGCTGGCTGGCCGGCAAGCCCAATGGGAG GGGAATGGTGAAGTGGCTTGATGGGAGAATTTACACGGGGATGTTCAAGAACGGACTGGAGGATGG TTTTGGAGATTACGTTATGCCCAGCAAGACATTGAACCTGAACGACCACTATCAAGGCCACTGGAAAGAAGGGAAGATGCACGGCATCGGAACATACAA GTATGCTACAGGTGAGTTGTACGAGGGCTCGTTCCAGGACAACATGCGTCACGGTCACGGGATGCTGCGCAGCGGCACGCTGAACTCCTCCTCCCCCAGCGTCTTCATCGGCCAATGGGTGCACGACAAGAAGACGGGCTACGGCGTCTTTGATGACATCACCAG AGGAGAGAAGTACATGGGCATGTGGCAGGATGACCAGCGGCAGGGCACGGGCGTCATAGTAACCCAGTTTGGCCTGTACTACGAGGGAgccttcaacaacaacaagatgcAG GGCACAGGGGTCTTGCTGTCTGAGGACAACACCACATATGAAGGAGAGTTCTCGGAGGACTGGACTCTCAACGGAAAG GGTGTGCTGACCATGGCTAATGGGGACTACTTTGAGGGCACCTTCACCGGGGAGTGGGGCTCCGGCCTGAAGGTTACCGGATCCTTCTTCAAACCCAACCTCTACGACTCAGACGGGGACAAGGGCCGCGCTGT TAAGCTGGGGCGCCTGGCGGTGCGTCCGGAGGAGAAGTGGAGGgcagtgtttgaggagtgttggATGAGGCTGGGCTGTGAGGCCCCTGGCCAGGGAGAGAACCAGAGAGCCTGGGAGAACATCGCTGTAGCCCTGACCACCAGCAGGAGAGAGCTCAGAGActg CCCGGAGATGAACCTGAGTCCGAGTCATAACCTAACTCTGGAGAGTCTGGAGTTCAATCCTCAGCAGCATGTTGGCCCTGTTACCATGGAGAAGTATGACCGTATCCGCCATTACCTCATCAAG GCATGTGACACGCCCCTGCACCCCCTGGGCAGGTTGATGGAGACCCTAGTGGCTGTCTACAGGATGACCTACGTGGGGGTGGGGGCCAACCGCCGCCTCCTACTGCAGGCTGTCAACGAGATCATGTCCTACCTGGCACGCATCTTCCAGCtcgtcag GTTCCTGTTCCCAGATCTGCCTGAGGAGGGTGGAGTGATCCCTGAACCATCCTCTGACCCCCAGGACAAGAAGGATTCCAAATGCGCAGACACCCAGCTAGAATCCCCCAAACCTGG GCGTGTAGTGAGtagctcctctctgctcctgccGGTGTTACTGCCtcgtctctacccccctctcttcaccctgtacgccctggagaaggagagggaggacgaCGTGTACTGGGAGTGTGTCCTCCGCCTCAACAAACAGCCAGACATGGCCCTGCTCGCCTTCCTCGGAGTGCAACA TAAGTTTTGGCCGGTTTCGGTTCCAGTgctgggggagaggacagag GTTGTGTCCAGCACAAAAGACGCCTGTTTTGCCTCGGCAACGGAGACCTTACAGCAAATCAG CACAACGTTCACCCCATCCGACAAGCTGCAGGTGATCCAGCTGACATTCGAGGAGATCACAAAGGAAGTGGTGTCATCACTGGAGGATAGCTTCCTGTGGTCCATGGACGACCTGTTTCCTGTGTTCCTCTACGTGGTGCTGCGCGCCCG GATCAGGAATCTGGGGTCAGAGGTGAGTCTGATAGAGGACTTGATGGACCCCTGTGTACAGCATGGAGAACACGGCATCATGTTCACCACTCTCAAG gcgTGTTACTATCAGATCCAGCATGAGAAGACCACATGA